AACGTGATTGAGAGGGCCGTCATCCTCTGTGACACTGAAATGATAAGGCCGGAAGACCTCTCAATTCCTGCGCTGCCCACGCCAAGAGAAATGCCCCGGCACCCTTCATTGGAAGATATGGAAAAGGAGTACATTCTGCGGGTTCTGAGAGAAGCCGGGGGTAATCAGTCGAAGACAAGCCAGATACTCGGCATCGACAGAAAAACGCTCTATCTGAAGCTCAGGAAATACGGAATTCTGAACACATAGGAGTAGTAAGTCACAACTCGCTCTCCCATTGCCAGCACCTGACATGAAGATTTCCTCTCTCAATGGCGAGAGTTGCAGCAAATCCGGGCGCGACGTCCAGATCTTTCAGGATCCACGACGTTCCCCTTTGTGTGTCTCTTATCTCAATCGTTTCAGCGAGGTCTCCTGGAGAACCGATCACTTCAATATCCGTCAAATTGTTTGTAAGCCCGGTTCCTTGGGCCTTCAGATATGCCTCTTTACGGGTCCAGAGGGTATACAATGCTTCAAGCCTGGAATGTTCAGGGAGCAAATTCAGTGATTCTGCCTCTCCTCGAGAACAGGCTTGAGCAACAAGATCGCAGACTGAAAGATCCGGACGGATGTATTCAATATCCACTCCTACCTCCCGATCGAGGGCAACAGCGAAAAGGGCAAGGCCTTCGGAGTGCGAGGCGTTGAACCGCAGAGCTTTCGCGTTCGTCCTTTCTTTAATCGACGGCTTCCCATTCGGTCCGAAACAAAACGTCAGATGGGAGGGATCTCTCTTCAAATACATCCCGAGAATTGATCTGAGCAGACCCCGCGCCGCAATAAAGTGGTCACGGTCTGTCTGAAAATGAAATCTCCCGGCCCTGCTCAATTCATCCGCCGACAGTATATGC
Above is a genomic segment from Thermodesulfovibrionales bacterium containing:
- a CDS encoding 4'-phosphopantetheinyl transferase superfamily protein, whose translation is MRALEHILSADELSRAGRFHFQTDRDHFIAARGLLRSILGMYLKRDPSHLTFCFGPNGKPSIKERTNAKALRFNASHSEGLALFAVALDREVGVDIEYIRPDLSVCDLVAQACSRGEAESLNLLPEHSRLEALYTLWTRKEAYLKAQGTGLTNNLTDIEVIGSPGDLAETIEIRDTQRGTSWILKDLDVAPGFAATLAIERGNLHVRCWQWESEL